The DNA segment TGAAACGCACTTACCAGCCGAGCAATCTGCGCCGCGCTCGCACCCACGGTTTCCGTGCCCGGATGGCCACGAAGTCCGGTCGGGACGTGCTGAAGCGCCGTCGCGCCAAGGGCCGCAAGCGGCTCTGCCCCTGATAGGTGGCCCCTGCCGCCGCCCACGCGTTTCCGCGTGAGCACCGGCTCACCGTCAAGCGAGCCTTCGATAGAGTCTTCAAGCAGGGCGTGCGATCTCGCGACGCCCACTTCACTGTGCTCGCCTGTCCGAACGACCAATCTGGCGCCCGCCTGGGTC comes from the Pseudomonadota bacterium genome and includes:
- the rpmH gene encoding 50S ribosomal protein L34 translates to MKRTYQPSNLRRARTHGFRARMATKSGRDVLKRRRAKGRKRLCP